The following are encoded together in the Proteiniphilum saccharofermentans genome:
- a CDS encoding TonB-dependent receptor has product MNQLKSLYVRLTGIIVFIFFFHSLFAQQDRQAVIRGSVKDSKGDPVEFATVYIKETQQGTQSDIKGDFLLQVAPGSYTFCVQMMGYETHEQPITVQPGGRMTISVELAEKRYALQEVVIEAKSSVQRINESAYNAVALDATVQHNLTTNLSGMLNKVSGVRIRETGGVGSEMQVMMDGFSGKHVKVFIDGVPQEGVGASFGLNNIPVNYAERIEVYKGVVPVEFGTDAIGGVINIVTRKGFNRKWHLDASYSYGSFNTHKSYFNFGQTFDNGLTYEVNAFQNYSDNNYYVDTPVKEFLPDGGSSTDRSKIEHVKRFHDTFHNEAISGKVGLVDKPWADRLIFGVTYSQVYKELQTGVRQEIVFGGKYRKGHSVMPSLEYRKRNMFVDGLDVTLTANYNKNNTHNVDTSSYEFNWRGEKRLRTGTPGEQSYMHLRSDNNNWNGTVSARYRLKDIHSFTFNHIINSFRRSNRSLLTPGSGPDPIPKETQKNVSGLSYQLMPNDRWNASLFGKYYYQYVAGPIATSSSLDEIVRATKTISTTGYGAAGTYFIMDNLQAKISYEKVYRLPTNNEMFGDEDLETGDIAIKPENSHNINFNVSLDESFDKHAIYLEGGLIYRDIKDYIQRNITGLGGGRYGAAYVNHGKVLTKGYTLTARYNFSNLLSVGGNFTEINTRDNVATTITGSPSNTYKARMPNVPYLFANADITFYRHDLGAKGNVLTVSYDNFYVKSFPLYSEALGSSESKSVVPTQFSHNVSVSYSLKEGRYNISFECQNLTDEKLYDNFSLQKAGRAFYGKLRVSL; this is encoded by the coding sequence ATGAATCAATTAAAGAGTCTTTATGTAAGGCTGACCGGGATAATCGTTTTCATTTTCTTTTTTCATTCTTTATTTGCACAACAAGACCGCCAGGCCGTTATTCGGGGAAGCGTAAAGGATAGTAAAGGTGATCCGGTAGAGTTTGCTACCGTCTACATAAAAGAAACCCAGCAGGGTACACAATCGGACATTAAGGGAGATTTCCTTTTGCAGGTTGCGCCGGGGAGTTACACGTTTTGTGTGCAAATGATGGGGTACGAAACACATGAACAACCCATCACCGTGCAACCGGGCGGGAGAATGACGATTTCGGTAGAGTTGGCTGAGAAGAGATATGCACTCCAGGAGGTGGTGATAGAAGCCAAATCTTCCGTACAACGCATTAATGAGTCGGCATACAATGCCGTAGCGCTGGATGCCACGGTACAACATAATTTAACGACTAATCTGTCGGGCATGCTCAATAAGGTGTCTGGTGTCAGGATCCGCGAAACCGGTGGGGTAGGATCTGAAATGCAGGTTATGATGGACGGCTTCAGTGGGAAACATGTGAAAGTCTTTATCGACGGCGTTCCTCAGGAAGGTGTGGGAGCATCGTTCGGATTGAATAATATCCCTGTAAACTATGCCGAGCGTATAGAGGTATACAAGGGGGTAGTACCCGTAGAGTTTGGAACCGATGCCATTGGCGGCGTAATCAATATTGTGACCAGGAAAGGTTTTAATAGGAAATGGCATCTCGATGCCTCCTATTCGTATGGTTCGTTCAATACCCATAAGTCTTACTTCAATTTCGGACAAACATTTGATAACGGACTGACTTATGAGGTAAATGCGTTTCAAAACTATTCCGATAATAATTACTATGTGGATACGCCGGTAAAAGAGTTTTTGCCAGACGGAGGTAGTAGTACCGACAGGTCAAAGATTGAGCATGTAAAACGGTTCCATGATACTTTTCATAATGAAGCGATATCAGGAAAAGTCGGTCTGGTAGATAAACCGTGGGCAGACCGGTTGATATTTGGGGTCACTTATTCACAGGTATATAAAGAGTTGCAGACAGGCGTACGCCAGGAGATCGTTTTTGGTGGCAAATACCGCAAGGGCCATTCTGTGATGCCGTCGCTCGAATACCGCAAACGGAATATGTTTGTGGATGGGTTGGATGTGACGCTAACGGCCAACTACAATAAAAACAATACGCATAATGTAGATACCTCCTCTTATGAATTTAACTGGCGGGGAGAAAAACGTCTGCGGACCGGTACGCCCGGGGAGCAGTCATACATGCATCTACGATCAGACAATAATAACTGGAATGGAACGGTTTCTGCCCGTTACCGGTTAAAGGATATCCATTCGTTTACATTCAACCATATTATCAACTCCTTCAGGCGTTCCAACAGGTCGCTTCTGACACCCGGATCCGGCCCTGACCCGATACCCAAAGAAACGCAGAAGAATGTCAGCGGTCTCTCTTACCAGCTTATGCCCAACGATAGATGGAATGCATCGCTCTTCGGTAAATATTACTATCAGTATGTGGCAGGCCCGATAGCTACCTCCTCTTCACTTGATGAAATTGTACGGGCCACTAAAACCATCAGCACTACCGGTTATGGTGCGGCCGGGACCTATTTTATCATGGATAATTTACAGGCCAAGATATCTTATGAGAAGGTGTACCGCCTGCCTACCAATAATGAAATGTTTGGCGATGAAGACCTGGAAACCGGAGATATAGCGATCAAGCCCGAGAACAGCCATAATATCAACTTCAATGTGAGTCTTGATGAGTCATTTGATAAACATGCCATTTACCTGGAGGGGGGATTGATTTACCGTGATATAAAGGATTATATCCAGCGTAATATCACGGGACTGGGCGGTGGACGCTATGGTGCTGCCTATGTCAACCACGGTAAAGTGCTTACGAAAGGGTATACCCTTACTGCGCGCTACAATTTTTCAAATCTGTTGAGCGTGGGAGGAAACTTCACCGAAATCAATACACGCGATAATGTAGCGACAACCATTACCGGCTCACCCAGTAATACTTATAAAGCCCGTATGCCCAATGTCCCTTATCTTTTTGCTAATGCGGATATTACTTTTTACCGTCACGACCTGGGTGCGAAAGGGAATGTGCTGACGGTTTCTTACGATAATTTCTATGTAAAGAGTTTTCCCCTCTATTCGGAGGCACTGGGCAGTAGCGAGAGTAAATCAGTTGTACCTACTCAGTTCTCCCATAATGTGAGTGTCTCCTACTCTCTGAAAGAGGGGCGTTACAATATCTCATTCGAGTGTCAGAATCTTACTGATGAAAAGTTGTATGATAACTTTAGCTTGCAAAAGGCGGGCAGGGCATTCTACGGTAAACTGAGGGTTTCTCTGTAA
- a CDS encoding alpha/beta hydrolase: MKTILLLLLLFTIYPVQGQPSQVITPIEESAKQLFDLEQHDLIYNEREYRLYIAQPSGSGQTSHPVLYMLDGNGQFPMLINAVDEVSENTPLIVGIGYPSLQAYPKERTRDYTIPIEGNVEGGGAEDFYRFIVDKVKPFIEANYAMDTTRQTLCGHSHGGLFTLYVMFNHTRSFQHYLAASPSIWWGEGAIVPEHRPLFSHIPHSVTITLGEYEENPGLDPSRKNLAPEILRKKEQRKGGISSRELAVIIAEEVPDCRFILFEGKNHGSSIPEFLKEAVRVAGE; the protein is encoded by the coding sequence ATGAAGACCATTCTTCTCTTATTACTTCTTTTTACTATTTATCCTGTTCAGGGACAACCGAGCCAGGTGATAACCCCTATTGAAGAATCTGCAAAACAGTTATTTGATTTGGAACAACATGACTTGATTTACAACGAGAGAGAATATCGTCTCTATATAGCACAACCGTCTGGTAGCGGGCAGACTTCCCATCCGGTACTTTATATGCTGGATGGGAACGGCCAGTTTCCCATGCTGATAAATGCCGTAGACGAAGTTTCGGAAAATACCCCGCTTATTGTGGGTATTGGCTATCCTTCGTTACAGGCATACCCTAAAGAGCGTACCCGGGATTATACGATCCCCATTGAAGGAAATGTCGAGGGAGGAGGGGCCGAAGATTTTTACAGATTTATTGTTGATAAAGTAAAGCCTTTTATTGAAGCGAATTATGCTATGGATACCACACGCCAGACATTGTGCGGACATTCTCATGGAGGGCTTTTTACACTTTATGTGATGTTTAATCACACCCGGAGTTTTCAACATTATCTGGCTGCCAGTCCGTCTATCTGGTGGGGAGAGGGGGCAATAGTGCCGGAACACAGACCACTCTTTTCTCATATTCCTCATTCAGTGACTATTACACTGGGAGAGTATGAGGAGAATCCCGGTTTGGATCCGTCCAGAAAGAATTTAGCACCGGAGATATTGAGAAAAAAAGAGCAGCGAAAGGGTGGTATCTCTTCCCGGGAGCTGGCTGTGATCATTGCAGAAGAAGTTCCGGACTGCCGTTTTATTCTGTTCGAAGGTAAAAATCATGGCAGTTCAATCCCGGAATTCCTTAAAGAGGCGGTGCGTGTTGCAGGAGAATAA
- a CDS encoding DUF4374 domain-containing protein codes for MKRSKLYLIPALLMAGLLFSSCDNDIPEPDDGNGDEVSESYVIAALDGTTTVANYLLTSGGLDNGTITTKDNNNAHETDPGTYWVYYQDKYLFRLVYNQGNAGISSSYILDGQGKVKERNNTYEIKRFTSYGTYKDYIITSSTNDLGTDLADENGYLPKGFQFSYLDVEKETYNSNQQVMLAENYLGNGEFITLAGLLESGNKIYSAPIPMGLSQYGVKAEGGKYVKYPELVKTEDGGSASSAYKKGELQWTQYPNEAWIAIYDNEKMENPKLIKTDKISYATGRHRSQYYQMVWAADNGDVYVFSPSFAKTMKDNVQKTTLPAGVVRIKAGAEEFDSDYYYNLEAQTNGNSFLRTWHIGDDYFLLLMYDEPFHDNFDATNTPASRLAIFKGETGKLTYVTGLPDPDKIKGFANTPYVENGTTYIAVTTTDGVSPAVYSINPQTATATKGLTVQATEIAAIGKLKVSGN; via the coding sequence ATGAAACGTTCTAAATTGTATTTGATTCCAGCATTATTGATGGCTGGATTGTTATTCTCTTCCTGCGATAACGATATTCCGGAACCAGATGATGGAAACGGGGATGAAGTTTCAGAGAGTTATGTTATTGCCGCGTTGGATGGAACTACTACTGTTGCCAATTACCTATTAACTTCCGGTGGGCTGGATAACGGCACAATTACAACCAAGGATAATAATAATGCACATGAGACAGATCCCGGGACTTACTGGGTATATTACCAGGATAAATATTTATTCCGTTTAGTATATAACCAAGGAAATGCGGGTATCAGTTCTTCCTATATTCTGGACGGTCAGGGAAAGGTGAAAGAGCGTAACAACACGTATGAAATAAAGCGGTTTACCTCTTACGGAACTTATAAAGACTATATCATCACTTCTTCGACAAACGATTTAGGTACAGATCTTGCCGATGAAAATGGTTATCTGCCAAAAGGGTTCCAGTTCTCTTATCTCGATGTGGAGAAAGAAACCTATAACTCTAATCAACAAGTAATGCTGGCTGAGAACTACTTGGGTAACGGTGAATTTATTACCCTGGCAGGCCTCCTTGAATCCGGTAATAAAATCTATTCGGCACCGATCCCTATGGGATTGAGCCAATACGGAGTGAAAGCCGAAGGTGGAAAATATGTGAAATATCCCGAACTGGTGAAAACGGAAGACGGCGGATCTGCCAGTAGTGCATACAAAAAAGGAGAACTGCAATGGACGCAATATCCCAATGAAGCATGGATCGCCATTTATGACAACGAGAAAATGGAAAATCCGAAATTGATCAAGACCGATAAGATCAGTTATGCTACCGGGCGCCATCGGTCTCAGTATTATCAGATGGTATGGGCGGCCGATAACGGAGATGTGTATGTCTTCTCACCCAGTTTTGCCAAGACGATGAAGGACAATGTACAGAAGACTACTTTGCCTGCAGGTGTGGTCCGTATTAAAGCGGGAGCCGAAGAGTTTGACAGTGACTACTATTATAATCTAGAAGCGCAAACCAATGGTAACTCTTTTCTGCGTACCTGGCATATCGGCGACGATTATTTCCTGTTGCTGATGTATGATGAGCCGTTCCACGATAACTTTGATGCTACTAATACGCCTGCATCACGTTTGGCTATCTTTAAAGGTGAAACCGGAAAGCTCACTTATGTAACCGGCTTGCCCGATCCCGATAAGATCAAGGGATTTGCCAATACTCCCTACGTGGAAAATGGAACGACCTATATTGCAGTTACTACTACCGACGGCGTTTCTCCAGCAGTGTACAGCATCAATCCGCAAACAGCGACAGCAACCAAAGGACTTACGGTACAAGCCACTGAAATTGCTGCTATCGGTAAACTGAAAGTGTCAGGTAACTGA
- a CDS encoding MotA/TolQ/ExbB proton channel family protein, which translates to MEVISKTLFWVANSLLIPDIIILLFLFGRSLLLIGSFYDQFMTKRKNDKAIGNRIKELSNFSMDELKAVIPKNDNSLFIKYLRDLLTTPPSEAYSDFLISNFENEADKDLALSKMLAKMGPVLGLIGTLIAMSPALVGLSTGDISGMAYNMQVVFATTVVGLVVSAIGLVTLQTKQRWYAKDVNNLDYVSRILTEKNN; encoded by the coding sequence ATGGAAGTTATTTCAAAAACGTTATTCTGGGTAGCCAATAGTCTATTGATACCCGATATTATTATTTTGTTGTTCCTTTTTGGGCGCTCATTGCTGCTCATCGGCAGTTTTTACGACCAGTTCATGACCAAACGGAAAAATGACAAGGCGATAGGGAATAGAATCAAGGAGTTGTCGAATTTCAGTATGGATGAATTAAAAGCTGTTATTCCCAAAAACGACAATTCGCTTTTCATTAAGTATCTGCGTGACTTGCTGACCACTCCTCCGAGCGAGGCATACTCCGATTTCTTGATTTCGAATTTCGAGAACGAGGCTGATAAAGACCTGGCTCTCTCGAAGATGCTTGCCAAAATGGGACCAGTACTCGGACTGATCGGGACGCTTATCGCCATGAGCCCGGCGTTGGTGGGACTTTCCACCGGAGATATTTCGGGTATGGCGTATAATATGCAAGTGGTTTTTGCTACTACGGTCGTCGGACTTGTGGTATCCGCAATCGGACTGGTTACATTACAAACCAAACAACGTTGGTATGCAAAAGATGTGAATAACCTCGATTACGTTTCCCGCATTTTAACCGAAAAAAATAATTGA
- a CDS encoding DUF2149 domain-containing protein translates to MSRKRRISKFSGEEDTDPLSVIVNLFDVAMVFAVALMVAMVMHMNMTEIFTQEDYTIVKNPGKDNMEIITKEGNKINKYTPSDDQSSGSKGRRVGVAYELENGEIIYVPE, encoded by the coding sequence ATGAGCAGAAAAAGAAGGATCAGCAAATTTTCAGGCGAAGAGGATACCGATCCGCTAAGCGTTATCGTGAACCTGTTCGACGTAGCGATGGTATTTGCTGTGGCGTTGATGGTTGCCATGGTGATGCATATGAATATGACTGAAATCTTTACGCAGGAAGATTATACAATCGTAAAGAATCCCGGCAAAGATAACATGGAGATCATCACTAAAGAAGGAAATAAAATCAATAAATATACTCCCTCAGACGATCAGTCATCAGGCTCTAAAGGTCGTAGGGTAGGGGTGGCTTATGAACTCGAGAACGGTGAAATAATTTATGTGCCTGAATAG